From a region of the Flavobacterium sediminilitoris genome:
- a CDS encoding GatB/YqeY domain-containing protein: MSLEVKIMDNMKEAMKAKDTVALEALRAIKSAIILAKTETGASEGLSEQDEIKMLQRLVKMRKDSAEIFTKQNRQDLAEPELAQIAVIEKFLPAQLSETEIEAIIAKIIAETGASGIASMGKVMGLASAQIGGQAEGKTISTIVKKLLV; encoded by the coding sequence ATGAGTTTAGAAGTAAAAATCATGGACAATATGAAAGAAGCCATGAAAGCAAAAGATACAGTAGCATTAGAAGCATTAAGAGCTATCAAATCGGCAATTATATTAGCAAAAACTGAAACAGGAGCATCAGAAGGATTGTCAGAGCAAGACGAAATTAAAATGTTGCAACGTTTAGTGAAAATGAGAAAAGATAGTGCTGAAATATTCACAAAACAAAATCGTCAAGATCTTGCAGAACCAGAATTAGCACAAATTGCAGTTATTGAAAAATTCTTACCAGCACAATTATCAGAAACAGAAATTGAAGCAATTATAGCAAAAATAATAGCAGAAACAGGAGCATCTGGAATTGCATCTATGGGAAAAGTAATGGGATTAGCTTCAGCACAAATAGGTGGACAAGCAGAAGGGAAAACTATTTCTACTATCGTTAAGAAGTTATTAGTATAA
- the ftsZ gene encoding cell division protein FtsZ produces MEEFTSISFDLPKNQSNVIKVIGVGGGGSNAINHMFKQGIKGVDFIVCNTDSQALQSSAVPNKIQLGVSLTEGLGAGANPEVGQQSALESIIDIEKMLDTNTKMLFITAGMGGGTGTGAAPVIAQLAKERDILTVGIVTIPFQFEGKVRSEQAMLGVERLRKQVDSLIVINNNKLREVYGNLGFKAGFSKADEVLATAARGIAEVITHHYTQNIDLKDAKTVLSNSGTAIMGSSIAAGEDRAKQAIMSALDSPLLNDNKITGAKNVLLLIVSGTSEITIDEIGEINDFIQTEAGFNANIIMGVGEDETLEDSVAVTIIATGFNIEQQAEIVNSEPKKIIHSLEEEQKIVHDLTNKTIANMVVDEPIFESKQENKSETNSDVEGNEKVVYNLEEKQEIQFEIQNVKPTMDLVQTNEAIKNMDVSFEIVTPTPTPSFEIVTPKIREIEVVEPEFVATKDDLSFSLDLFGTQKVEQRATFERTEVTENTRQIDVKDPINVVPVTEVNQNGVIRYSLEDYLQKENELIVSKPIEEVQEPVDEELNFAVKKTEKPAAQNNDGLENVSPFEMTIEETLIARAEERKRKMKEFNYKFNNNASHIDEIEKQPAYKRMGIDVTSTPNTTSNQSRMSLGSDSNDDLQLRSNNSFLHDNVD; encoded by the coding sequence ATGGAAGAATTTACAAGCATTTCATTTGATTTACCAAAAAACCAATCCAACGTTATCAAAGTTATTGGAGTAGGAGGAGGTGGTAGCAATGCCATCAACCATATGTTTAAACAAGGAATTAAAGGAGTTGATTTTATAGTTTGTAACACAGATTCACAAGCTTTACAAAGCAGTGCTGTTCCAAACAAAATTCAGTTAGGGGTAAGTCTTACTGAAGGTCTTGGTGCTGGGGCAAACCCAGAAGTAGGGCAACAATCAGCATTAGAAAGTATCATTGACATTGAAAAAATGTTAGATACAAACACAAAAATGTTATTTATAACAGCAGGAATGGGAGGCGGTACAGGTACTGGTGCAGCACCTGTAATTGCACAGTTAGCAAAAGAAAGAGATATTTTAACAGTAGGAATTGTAACAATTCCATTTCAATTTGAAGGAAAAGTTCGTTCAGAGCAAGCAATGCTTGGAGTTGAAAGACTACGTAAACAAGTTGATTCATTAATTGTTATTAATAATAATAAATTAAGAGAAGTGTATGGAAATCTTGGATTCAAAGCAGGATTTTCAAAAGCAGATGAAGTATTAGCAACAGCAGCAAGAGGAATTGCAGAAGTTATTACACATCACTATACTCAAAATATCGATTTAAAAGATGCAAAAACGGTACTTTCAAATAGTGGAACAGCTATTATGGGATCGTCTATAGCTGCAGGAGAAGATAGAGCAAAACAAGCAATAATGAGTGCCTTAGATTCACCATTATTAAATGATAATAAAATTACAGGTGCAAAAAATGTACTGTTGTTAATCGTTTCAGGTACTTCAGAAATTACAATTGATGAAATTGGAGAAATAAATGACTTCATTCAAACAGAAGCTGGTTTCAATGCCAATATCATCATGGGAGTAGGTGAAGATGAAACATTAGAAGATTCAGTAGCAGTAACAATTATTGCAACAGGATTTAATATAGAACAGCAAGCCGAAATTGTTAATTCAGAACCAAAGAAAATTATTCACTCATTAGAAGAGGAACAAAAAATAGTTCATGATTTAACAAATAAAACCATTGCAAATATGGTGGTAGATGAACCTATTTTTGAATCAAAACAAGAAAACAAGTCTGAAACTAATTCTGATGTAGAGGGAAACGAAAAAGTGGTTTATAATCTTGAAGAGAAACAAGAAATTCAATTTGAAATTCAAAATGTTAAACCAACAATGGATTTAGTTCAAACAAATGAAGCAATCAAAAATATGGATGTTTCTTTTGAAATTGTAACACCAACTCCAACACCAAGTTTTGAAATTGTTACACCAAAAATAAGAGAAATTGAAGTTGTTGAGCCAGAATTTGTAGCAACTAAGGACGACTTGTCATTTTCTTTAGATTTATTTGGAACACAAAAGGTAGAACAAAGAGCAACTTTTGAAAGAACAGAAGTAACTGAGAATACAAGACAAATAGATGTAAAAGATCCTATTAATGTTGTTCCTGTTACAGAAGTAAATCAAAATGGAGTAATAAGATATTCTTTAGAAGATTATTTGCAAAAGGAAAATGAATTAATAGTATCAAAACCTATTGAAGAAGTTCAAGAGCCAGTTGATGAAGAATTAAATTTTGCAGTTAAAAAAACAGAAAAACCAGCAGCACAAAATAATGATGGTTTAGAGAATGTATCTCCTTTTGAAATGACAATAGAAGAAACATTAATTGCAAGAGCAGAAGAACGTAAACGCAAAATGAAAGAATTTAATTATAAATTCAATAATAATGCGTCTCATATAGACGAAATTGAAAAACAACCAGCTTATAAGCGTATGGGAATTGATGTTACATCAACACCAAACACAACAAGCAATCAATCTAGAATGTCGTTAGGATCAGATAGTAATGATGATTTACAATTAAGGTCTAATAACTCATTCTTACATGATAATGTAGATTAA
- the ftsA gene encoding cell division protein FtsA: MNKDNIAVGLDIGTTKIVVMIGKKNEYGKLEILGVGKSKSLGVHRGVVNNITQTIQSIQQAILEAESDSGYKINDVVVGIAGQHIRSIQHSDYISRPNADEVIDDEDIDALIGQVHKLAMLPGEEIIHVLPQEFKVDGQAEIKEPIGMYGGRLESSFHVVVGQAASIRNLGRCIKSSGLELSGLTLEPLASADAVLSQEEKEAGVALIDIGGGTTDLAIFKDGIIRHTAVIPFGGNVITEDIKEGCSIIEKQAELLKVRFGSAWPGENKDNEIVSIPGLRGREPKEISLKNLSKIIHARVVEIIEQVYAEVKLYGHEDPKKKLIAGIVLTGGGAQLQHIKQLVEYITGMDTRIGYPNEHLAGNSNEELSSPLYATAVGLVMNSIRNNTKSAIPLVEMKKEEAVPVQTPVEEGKVEEEKVIEEPKSESTENRIKKSFFDKYIDKIKEFLDNAE, translated from the coding sequence ATGAACAAAGATAATATTGCGGTAGGATTAGATATCGGAACTACGAAAATCGTAGTAATGATAGGAAAAAAAAATGAATACGGAAAATTAGAAATCTTAGGAGTAGGAAAATCTAAAAGTCTTGGTGTTCATAGAGGTGTTGTGAACAATATTACACAAACAATTCAATCTATACAACAAGCTATTCTAGAAGCAGAAAGTGATTCAGGATACAAAATAAATGATGTTGTTGTAGGTATTGCAGGTCAACATATACGTAGTATTCAACATAGTGATTATATAAGTCGTCCGAATGCTGATGAAGTTATAGATGATGAAGACATAGATGCCTTAATAGGACAAGTACATAAATTAGCGATGTTACCTGGTGAAGAAATTATTCATGTTTTACCACAAGAATTTAAAGTAGATGGTCAGGCAGAAATAAAAGAACCAATAGGAATGTATGGAGGCCGATTAGAATCGAGTTTCCATGTAGTTGTAGGACAAGCAGCTTCAATTCGTAATCTTGGTCGTTGTATAAAAAGTTCAGGATTAGAATTATCAGGTTTAACCTTAGAACCATTAGCTTCTGCTGATGCCGTTTTAAGTCAGGAAGAAAAAGAAGCAGGGGTTGCATTGATAGATATAGGTGGCGGAACAACAGATTTAGCCATTTTTAAAGATGGAATTATTCGTCATACAGCAGTAATTCCGTTTGGAGGAAATGTAATCACGGAAGATATAAAAGAAGGCTGTTCTATCATTGAGAAACAAGCAGAACTATTAAAAGTACGTTTTGGTTCAGCATGGCCAGGAGAAAATAAAGACAATGAAATTGTTTCAATTCCAGGATTAAGAGGAAGAGAACCAAAAGAAATATCATTGAAAAACTTGTCAAAGATTATCCACGCACGTGTAGTGGAAATTATAGAGCAAGTATATGCAGAAGTAAAATTATACGGTCATGAAGACCCTAAAAAGAAACTAATTGCAGGTATCGTTTTAACAGGAGGTGGCGCTCAGTTACAACATATTAAACAATTAGTGGAATATATTACAGGAATGGATACTAGAATAGGATATCCAAACGAACATTTAGCAGGAAATTCTAACGAAGAACTGTCTAGTCCGTTATATGCAACAGCAGTAGGATTAGTAATGAACAGTATTCGTAATAATACTAAAAGTGCGATACCTTTAGTAGAAATGAAAAAAGAAGAAGCTGTTCCAGTTCAAACACCTGTGGAAGAAGGAAAAGTAGAAGAAGAGAAAGTTATTGAAGAACCTAAGTCGGAATCTACTGAAAACAGAATCAAAAAGTCATTTTTTGATAAGTATATAGATAAGATTAAAGAGTTTTTAGATAACGCAGAATAA
- a CDS encoding cell division protein FtsQ, with the protein MKRFNWQHIRLVLIVLLMIFLYSFSSKRNQNRVIKSVNISFEDGQENLFITHEMVNNFLIQKWGGALAIKKDGVDLQVLEAALNGHEMIEKSEVFSTIDGSLNAHIKQKSPIVRYVSGNTMCYLDSKGVKMPLSENFSARVPLVIGTFDDKDKDRYVMLFNEIYKDSFLKKEITGVQILPSGNVILTSRNYNYKIVFGKPVYIEKKLNNYKAFFHHAVKDTLIKHYKEVNVMFTEQVVCKK; encoded by the coding sequence ATGAAAAGATTTAATTGGCAACATATACGCTTAGTATTGATTGTACTTTTGATGATATTTTTATATTCTTTTTCATCAAAACGAAATCAAAATAGAGTAATAAAAAGCGTAAATATTTCATTTGAAGACGGACAAGAAAATTTGTTCATAACTCACGAAATGGTTAATAACTTTTTAATACAAAAATGGGGAGGTGCTTTAGCAATTAAAAAAGATGGAGTAGATTTGCAGGTATTAGAAGCTGCTCTTAATGGTCATGAAATGATTGAAAAATCTGAAGTTTTTTCAACTATAGATGGTTCTCTAAATGCACATATAAAACAAAAGTCCCCAATTGTACGATATGTATCAGGTAATACCATGTGTTACCTTGATAGTAAAGGAGTTAAAATGCCTTTGTCTGAAAACTTTTCTGCAAGAGTTCCATTAGTTATAGGAACTTTTGATGATAAAGATAAGGATAGGTATGTTATGCTGTTTAATGAAATTTATAAGGACAGTTTTTTAAAAAAGGAAATAACAGGGGTTCAAATTTTACCTTCGGGTAATGTCATTTTAACAAGTAGAAATTATAACTATAAAATAGTTTTTGGAAAACCAGTTTATATTGAAAAAAAGCTAAACAATTATAAAGCCTTTTTTCATCATGCTGTGAAAGATACATTAATTAAGCATTATAAAGAAGTAAATGTAATGTTTACAGAACAAGTAGTTTGTAAGAAATAG
- the murC gene encoding UDP-N-acetylmuramate--L-alanine ligase, translated as MNLNQIHNVYFIGIGGIGMSALARYFMNIGKNVAGYDKTKTQLTDELQELGISIHFEDSIDLIAQEYLNKENTLIIITPAVPKNHSEWNYFTSNGFNVKKRAEVLGIITKDTFCFAVAGTHGKTTTSSILGHILYQSGVDVTAFLGGIVENYNSNLIGSGKTVTVVEADEFDRSFLHLHPNLACITSMDADHLDIYGDASAIEASFIEFSNKVTTNNLFIAKGLPLKGKTIGINEEANYEAQNIRIENGFYVFDINTNQEIIENVKFSLPGHHNLSNALIAFSMAKSYGLDNNKIKEALATFKGVRRRFSFQIREEKIVYIDDYAHHPTEINAVHQAVRELYPNKKIMALFQPHLFSRTKDFIDGFAESLSKFDEIVLLDIYPARELPIEGVTSNWLLSKINNPKKKLIEKEEVLRTFENSNADVYITIGAGDIGEMVKNIKKVLYEKI; from the coding sequence ATGAATCTAAACCAAATCCATAACGTTTATTTTATAGGAATCGGAGGAATCGGAATGAGTGCTTTAGCGCGCTATTTTATGAATATTGGCAAGAATGTTGCAGGGTATGATAAAACAAAAACACAATTAACAGATGAACTTCAAGAATTAGGAATATCAATTCATTTTGAAGATTCAATTGATTTAATTGCACAGGAATATTTAAACAAAGAAAATACATTAATAATTATAACACCAGCAGTTCCAAAAAACCATAGTGAATGGAATTATTTCACTTCAAATGGTTTCAATGTTAAAAAAAGAGCAGAAGTATTAGGTATAATTACTAAAGATACATTCTGTTTTGCAGTTGCTGGAACACATGGAAAAACGACAACATCAAGTATTTTAGGTCATATATTATATCAAAGTGGAGTTGATGTAACAGCCTTTTTAGGAGGAATAGTTGAAAATTATAATTCAAATTTAATTGGAAGCGGAAAAACAGTAACTGTTGTAGAAGCAGATGAATTTGATCGCTCATTTTTACATCTACATCCTAATTTAGCTTGTATCACTTCAATGGACGCAGATCATCTCGATATTTATGGAGATGCATCCGCAATTGAAGCCTCATTTATAGAATTTTCTAATAAAGTGACAACGAATAACCTGTTTATTGCAAAAGGATTGCCTTTAAAAGGGAAAACTATTGGAATTAATGAAGAAGCAAATTATGAAGCTCAAAATATTAGGATAGAAAACGGATTCTATGTTTTTGATATTAATACAAATCAAGAAATAATAGAAAATGTAAAATTTAGTTTACCAGGACATCACAATTTATCAAATGCATTAATCGCATTTTCAATGGCAAAAAGTTATGGACTAGATAATAATAAAATAAAAGAAGCGTTAGCTACATTTAAAGGTGTTAGAAGACGTTTTTCATTTCAAATTAGAGAAGAAAAGATAGTTTATATTGATGATTACGCACACCATCCTACAGAGATAAATGCAGTCCATCAAGCAGTAAGAGAATTGTATCCAAATAAAAAGATAATGGCGCTATTTCAGCCGCATTTATTTTCAAGAACAAAAGATTTTATTGATGGTTTTGCAGAAAGTTTATCAAAGTTTGATGAGATTGTGTTATTAGACATATATCCTGCAAGAGAATTACCTATAGAAGGAGTAACATCAAATTGGTTATTAAGTAAGATTAATAATCCTAAAAAGAAATTAATTGAAAAGGAAGAAGTGTTAAGAACTTTTGAAAATTCAAATGCAGATGTATATATAACAATAGGTGCAGGAGACATTGGAGAAATGGTTAAAAATATAAAAAAAGTATTATATGAAAAGATTTAA
- the murG gene encoding undecaprenyldiphospho-muramoylpentapeptide beta-N-acetylglucosaminyltransferase gives MEKKVKFIISGGGTGGHIYPAIAIANELKTRFPDAEFLFVGAKDKMEMQKVPQAGYNIKGLWISGIQRKITMQNLMFPFKLISSLWKSFIIIKKFKPNVVIGTGGFASGAVLKVATILGIPTLIQEQNSYPGITNKLLAKKANAICVAYEGLDTFFPKDKMIVTGNPVRQDLLDIDDKRIEGLTYFGLDSTKRTLLVLGGSLGARRINQLIATEIDFLLELGVQIVWQCGKLYFDEYNHFNKKGNVHVLAFIDKMDLAYAAADVIISRSGASSVSELCIVGKPTVFIPSPNVSEDHQTKNAQAVLNKKGAIMLKEIDLDENFKKVFADLISNDEKQAKLSKKIHKLALPNATKEIVNEIEKLIKE, from the coding sequence ATGGAAAAAAAAGTCAAATTTATAATTAGCGGTGGAGGAACAGGAGGACATATCTATCCTGCAATTGCAATTGCAAATGAGTTAAAAACTCGTTTTCCTGATGCAGAATTTTTGTTTGTAGGAGCTAAAGATAAAATGGAAATGCAAAAAGTGCCTCAAGCAGGCTATAATATAAAAGGACTTTGGATTTCAGGTATTCAAAGAAAAATAACAATGCAAAATTTAATGTTTCCGTTTAAACTAATTTCAAGTTTATGGAAATCATTTATTATTATAAAAAAATTCAAACCAAATGTAGTTATTGGTACAGGAGGTTTTGCAAGTGGAGCGGTTTTAAAAGTAGCAACTATTTTAGGAATACCTACACTTATTCAAGAACAAAATTCATATCCAGGAATTACAAATAAATTATTAGCCAAAAAGGCAAACGCTATTTGTGTGGCTTATGAAGGTTTAGATACTTTTTTTCCAAAAGATAAAATGATTGTAACAGGAAACCCTGTGCGCCAAGATTTATTAGATATTGATGATAAAAGAATTGAAGGACTTACTTATTTCGGACTTGATAGTACAAAAAGAACACTTTTAGTACTTGGAGGAAGTCTTGGAGCAAGAAGAATAAATCAGTTAATTGCAACTGAGATTGATTTCTTATTGGAACTAGGAGTTCAAATAGTATGGCAATGCGGGAAACTATATTTTGACGAATACAATCATTTTAATAAAAAAGGAAATGTACATGTATTAGCATTTATAGATAAAATGGATCTTGCTTATGCGGCTGCTGATGTTATAATATCACGTTCAGGAGCTTCATCAGTTTCAGAGCTATGTATTGTGGGAAAACCAACTGTTTTCATTCCTTCTCCAAACGTTTCTGAAGATCATCAAACAAAAAATGCTCAAGCTGTTTTAAATAAAAAAGGAGCAATAATGCTAAAAGAAATAGATTTAGATGAAAATTTTAAAAAGGTTTTTGCAGATTTAATTTCAAACGATGAAAAACAAGCTAAGTTGAGTAAAAAAATACACAAACTAGCATTGCCAAATGCAACAAAAGAAATTGTGAATGAAATTGAAAAACTCATTAAAGAATAA
- a CDS encoding FtsW/RodA/SpoVE family cell cycle protein: MTSLVARLRGDKVIWAIVFLLALISFLPVYSASTNLVYVIGKGSTLGYLVKHLGHLFLGFAIIYFIHKVPYHYFRALSIFGIPLVIILLIYTLFQGTVIGGANASRWVQIPFVGVSFQTSTLAFTVLMVYVARYLAKVSDKEYSLKDSLLELWVPVFSVLVLILPTNFSTTALIFSMVCMLIFIGHYPLKYLGVVIGMGIASLLLFLLFAKAFPDNKLFSRVNTWGNRIERFVDNKPTDDDYQIEKAKIAIASGGIYGLGPGKSVQKNFLPQSSSDFIFAIIVEEYGVIGATGIIFLYLLLFFRFIINAQKASSLFGKLLIIGLGFPIIFQALVNMAVAVELLPVTGQTLPLISSGGTSIWMTCVAIGVILSVTKKEEEVALDEEEKKKRERALQQIIDREIELNDLNEEVEEESNNPLEPILNQ; encoded by the coding sequence ATGACAAGTTTAGTAGCTAGATTAAGAGGAGATAAAGTAATATGGGCGATAGTTTTTCTATTAGCTCTAATCTCTTTTTTACCTGTTTATAGCGCTAGTACTAACCTTGTATATGTAATAGGTAAAGGCTCAACTTTAGGGTATTTAGTAAAACATTTAGGACATTTGTTTCTTGGCTTTGCAATTATATACTTCATTCATAAAGTTCCGTATCATTATTTTAGAGCATTATCTATTTTTGGAATTCCATTAGTTATTATATTATTGATATATACCTTGTTTCAAGGTACTGTTATTGGAGGTGCAAATGCGAGTAGATGGGTGCAAATACCATTCGTAGGAGTTAGTTTTCAAACATCAACACTTGCCTTTACAGTTTTAATGGTTTATGTAGCAAGATATCTTGCAAAAGTAAGTGATAAAGAATATTCATTAAAAGATTCATTATTGGAACTCTGGGTTCCTGTTTTTAGTGTTTTAGTACTGATTTTACCAACTAATTTTTCTACTACAGCTTTAATCTTTTCAATGGTGTGTATGCTTATTTTTATAGGGCATTATCCTTTGAAATACTTAGGAGTTGTAATTGGAATGGGGATTGCTTCATTGCTATTGTTTCTGTTATTTGCAAAAGCATTTCCAGATAACAAATTGTTTAGTAGAGTAAATACTTGGGGAAATAGAATAGAACGTTTTGTTGATAATAAACCTACAGATGATGATTACCAAATTGAAAAAGCTAAAATCGCAATTGCTTCAGGAGGTATTTATGGCTTAGGACCTGGTAAAAGTGTTCAGAAAAATTTCTTACCTCAATCCTCTTCCGATTTTATTTTTGCAATAATTGTTGAAGAGTATGGAGTGATTGGTGCAACAGGAATTATCTTTTTGTATTTATTATTGTTTTTTAGGTTTATAATAAATGCTCAAAAGGCTTCTAGTTTATTCGGAAAGCTACTTATCATTGGATTAGGTTTTCCTATTATTTTTCAAGCCTTAGTTAATATGGCTGTTGCTGTTGAATTATTACCAGTTACTGGGCAAACATTACCTCTAATTAGTAGTGGAGGAACTTCTATTTGGATGACGTGTGTGGCTATTGGAGTAATATTGAGTGTGACTAAAAAAGAAGAAGAAGTAGCATTGGATGAAGAAGAAAAAAAGAAAAGAGAGAGAGCGTTACAACAAATAATAGATAGAGAAATAGAATTGAATGATTTAAATGAAGAAGTAGAAGAAGAGAGTAATAATCCTTTAGAACCTATTTTAAATCAGTAA
- the murD gene encoding UDP-N-acetylmuramoyl-L-alanine--D-glutamate ligase has product MRLVILGGGESGIGTAILGKKKGYDVFVSDFGKIKENYKEVLTINKIAWEDEKHTESLILNADVVMKSPGIPEKVPIVKKLLELKIPVISEIEFASQFTTATTIGITGSNGKTTTTMLVYHLLKQGGLNVGLAGNIGKSFAWQVAEDKYDVYVLELSSFQLDGIINYKPHIAIITNLSPDHLDRYNYDYNLYIESKFRIIKNQTEDDFLIVDNDDIEIQRWLQNNKTNAQIISFSIEKELERGGFLNENNLNSNINNEKFTMPINELALEGKHNLKNAMAATAVAQLMKIRKQTIRESLSNFQGAEHRLEKTLKIQNVQYINDSKATNVNATFFALDSMKTPTIWIVGGVDKGNDYDELMSLVREKVKGIVCLGVDNSKLFSTFSSVVDTMVETTSMEEAVKIAQRMAEKGDSVLLSPCCASFDLFENYEDRGRQFKQAVYNL; this is encoded by the coding sequence ATGAGACTAGTCATACTTGGAGGAGGAGAAAGCGGAATAGGAACAGCTATACTTGGAAAAAAGAAAGGCTATGATGTTTTTGTGTCTGATTTTGGAAAAATAAAAGAAAATTATAAAGAAGTTCTTACGATTAATAAAATTGCTTGGGAAGATGAAAAGCACACAGAATCTTTGATTTTAAATGCTGATGTAGTCATGAAAAGTCCTGGAATTCCTGAAAAAGTACCTATTGTAAAGAAACTATTGGAACTAAAGATTCCAGTTATTTCAGAAATAGAATTTGCTTCTCAGTTTACAACAGCAACAACAATAGGAATAACAGGAAGTAATGGGAAAACAACAACAACAATGTTAGTTTATCACTTACTAAAACAAGGAGGCTTAAATGTAGGATTAGCTGGAAATATAGGAAAAAGTTTTGCATGGCAAGTAGCAGAAGATAAATATGATGTGTATGTATTAGAACTTAGTAGCTTTCAATTAGATGGAATTATAAATTACAAGCCACATATTGCTATCATAACAAACCTAAGTCCAGATCACCTAGATAGATATAATTATGATTACAATTTGTATATAGAATCAAAATTTAGAATAATAAAAAACCAAACAGAAGATGATTTTTTGATAGTAGATAACGATGATATTGAAATTCAAAGATGGCTTCAAAATAATAAAACAAACGCACAAATTATATCCTTTTCAATAGAGAAAGAATTAGAAAGAGGAGGATTTTTAAATGAAAACAACTTAAATAGCAACATTAATAACGAAAAATTTACTATGCCAATAAATGAATTAGCTTTAGAAGGAAAGCATAACCTTAAAAATGCAATGGCAGCAACAGCTGTAGCTCAATTAATGAAAATTAGAAAGCAAACAATTAGAGAAAGCTTAAGTAATTTTCAAGGAGCAGAACATCGTTTAGAGAAAACTTTGAAAATTCAAAACGTTCAATATATAAATGATTCTAAAGCAACAAATGTAAATGCAACATTTTTTGCATTAGACAGTATGAAAACACCTACAATTTGGATTGTAGGAGGTGTAGACAAAGGAAATGATTATGACGAATTAATGTCGTTAGTAAGAGAAAAAGTAAAAGGAATCGTTTGCTTAGGAGTTGATAATTCTAAATTGTTTAGCACATTTAGTAGTGTAGTTGATACAATGGTGGAAACAACATCTATGGAAGAAGCAGTTAAAATAGCGCAACGCATGGCTGAAAAAGGAGATTCAGTCTTGTTATCACCATGTTGTGCAAGTTTTGATCTATTTGAAAACTATGAAGATAGAGGAAGACAATTTAAACAAGCAGTATATAATCTATAA
- the mraY gene encoding phospho-N-acetylmuramoyl-pentapeptide-transferase, whose product MLYYIFKYLDKTFDFPGAGVFQYITFRSAFAFILSLLIATIYGKKIINFLRKQQVGETVRELGLEGQSEKAGTPTMGGIIIIMATLIPVFLLAKLDNIYVALLIMTTLWMGTIGFIDDYIKIFKKDKQGLKGIFKVIGQVGLGLIVGSVLYLHPNVTVRKDTIGERIKTENIDTTFLQEKSTSTTIPFLKNNEFDYAKVLSFMGDGYEDWAWLIFIPVVIFIITAVSNGANLTDGIDGLAAGTSAISVLTLGLFAFVSGNVIFSDYLNIMYIPNSGEMTIYIASFVGALVGFLWYNTYPASVFMGDTGSLTIGGIIAVIAIAIRKELMIPILCGVFLAENLSVMLQVSYFKYTKKKYGEGKRIFLMSPLHHHYQKKGYHESKIVTRFWIVAILLAIFSLVSLKLR is encoded by the coding sequence ATGCTATATTACATTTTTAAATATTTAGATAAAACATTTGATTTTCCAGGTGCAGGAGTGTTTCAATACATAACCTTTCGTTCTGCATTTGCATTTATTTTATCACTATTAATAGCTACAATATATGGAAAAAAAATAATCAATTTCTTAAGGAAACAACAAGTTGGAGAAACGGTAAGGGAGTTAGGTTTAGAAGGACAAAGCGAGAAAGCAGGTACACCTACAATGGGAGGAATCATTATTATTATGGCAACTTTAATTCCTGTTTTCTTATTAGCGAAATTAGATAATATTTATGTTGCCCTTTTAATTATGACAACCTTATGGATGGGAACTATAGGATTTATTGACGATTATATAAAAATATTTAAAAAAGATAAACAAGGACTAAAAGGAATTTTTAAAGTAATAGGTCAAGTAGGCTTAGGTTTAATTGTAGGATCTGTTTTATACCTTCATCCAAACGTAACAGTAAGAAAAGATACTATTGGAGAACGAATAAAAACAGAAAATATAGATACTACTTTTCTTCAAGAAAAATCAACATCAACAACAATTCCATTTCTAAAGAATAACGAATTTGATTATGCTAAAGTGTTGTCATTCATGGGTGATGGATATGAAGACTGGGCTTGGTTAATCTTTATTCCAGTTGTTATATTTATTATTACAGCAGTCTCAAATGGAGCAAATTTAACAGATGGGATAGATGGCTTGGCAGCAGGAACGTCAGCAATATCGGTATTAACATTAGGACTCTTTGCGTTCGTATCGGGAAATGTAATTTTTTCAGATTATCTCAATATAATGTATATACCAAATTCTGGAGAAATGACAATATATATAGCCTCTTTTGTAGGAGCATTAGTTGGATTTCTTTGGTATAATACTTATCCAGCATCTGTTTTTATGGGAGATACAGGTAGTTTAACGATAGGAGGTATTATTGCTGTAATTGCTATTGCAATCCGAAAAGAATTGATGATTCCTATTCTATGCGGTGTTTTCTTAGCTGAAAATTTATCCGTGATGCTACAAGTAAGTTACTTTAAATACACAAAGAAAAAATATGGAGAAGGAAAACGTATTTTCTTAATGTCACCATTACATCACCATTATCAAAAGAAAGGATATCATGAAAGTAAAATTGTAACACGTTTTTGGATTGTTGCAATCTTATTAGCTATTTTTTCTTTGGTTTCATTAAAACTAAGATAA